The following coding sequences are from one Streptomyces sp. NBC_01294 window:
- a CDS encoding anhydro-N-acetylmuramic acid kinase — MRVVGLMSGTSYDAVDAAACDLEYRAGDGALHLTPLGMVSEPYPDGLRAALAAALPPSATTLAGVCRLDTRIGQAFGRLAVRADRELCGGRAELIASHGQTVYHWAADGRVHGTLQLGEPAWIAEATGCPVVSGFRPRDVAAGGQGAPLVSLIDLMLLRGRPGVPAALNIGGISNVTVVPRTGDPMAFDTGPGNALIDARCAS, encoded by the coding sequence ATGAGGGTCGTCGGCCTGATGTCGGGCACCTCGTACGACGCCGTCGACGCCGCGGCCTGCGACCTCGAGTACCGGGCCGGGGACGGCGCGCTCCACCTCACCCCGCTGGGCATGGTGAGCGAGCCGTACCCGGACGGCCTGCGGGCCGCGCTCGCCGCGGCCCTGCCCCCCTCGGCCACCACGCTCGCCGGCGTCTGCCGACTCGACACCCGCATCGGGCAGGCGTTCGGGCGGCTCGCCGTCCGGGCCGACCGTGAACTGTGCGGGGGACGGGCTGAGTTGATCGCGTCGCACGGGCAGACCGTGTACCACTGGGCGGCGGACGGGCGGGTCCACGGCACCCTCCAGCTTGGCGAACCGGCCTGGATCGCCGAGGCCACCGGCTGCCCGGTCGTCTCCGGCTTCCGGCCGAGGGACGTCGCGGCCGGCGGGCAGGGAGCGCCGCTGGTGAGCCTGATCGACCTGATGCTGCTGCGCGGCCGGCCCGGTGTGCCGGCAGCCCTGAACATCGGGGGGATCTCCAACGTCACCGTGGTGCCGAGGACCGGCGACCCCATGGCGTTCGACACGGGCCCGGGCAACGCGCTGATCGACGCGCGGTGCGCGAGCTGA